A stretch of the Azorhizobium caulinodans ORS 571 genome encodes the following:
- a CDS encoding LemA family protein produces MSASRLATCLRLPVLLLTLGLALGGCGINGIPTAEEQAKAKWSDVLNQYQRRSDLIPNLVETVKGYAQQEKDVLTQVVEARAKATSVRVDASTITDPAQFKQFQDAQTQLSGALGRLLAVSEAYPDLKSNQNFLALQSQIEGTENRIAVARRDYIEAVRVYNTELKTFPGAIWASTLYRNNKPMETFTISEQQMQVPKVKF; encoded by the coding sequence ATGTCCGCCTCGCGCCTTGCCACCTGCCTCCGCCTGCCGGTTCTTCTGCTGACCCTCGGGCTGGCCCTCGGCGGCTGCGGCATCAACGGCATTCCCACCGCCGAGGAACAGGCCAAGGCGAAGTGGAGCGATGTGCTGAACCAGTACCAGCGCCGTTCCGACCTCATCCCCAATCTCGTGGAGACGGTGAAGGGCTACGCCCAGCAGGAGAAGGACGTGCTGACGCAGGTGGTCGAGGCCCGCGCCAAGGCGACCTCCGTGCGCGTCGATGCCTCCACCATCACCGATCCCGCACAGTTCAAGCAGTTCCAGGATGCCCAGACCCAGCTTTCCGGCGCCCTCGGGCGGCTGCTGGCGGTGAGCGAGGCTTATCCGGACCTGAAGTCGAACCAGAACTTCCTCGCGCTCCAGTCGCAGATCGAAGGGACGGAGAATCGCATCGCCGTCGCACGTCGCGACTATATCGAGGCGGTGCGCGTCTATAACACCGAGCTCAAGACCTTCCCCGGCGCCATCTGGGCCTCGACGCTCTACCGTAACAACAAGCCCATGGAGACCTTCACCATCTCCGAGCAGCAGATGCAGGTGCCCAAGGTGAAGTTCTGA
- a CDS encoding GIY-YIG nuclease family protein has translation MSDSSELPCPWSAYLVECGDGSLYCGVAIDVERRMRDHATPKGARYVRGHGGVKRLLWSRPFASRGAALRAELRIKALPRRAKLDLAATGAMPGGWPE, from the coding sequence ATGTCCGATTCTTCCGAGCTGCCCTGCCCCTGGTCCGCCTATCTCGTCGAATGTGGCGACGGCTCGCTTTATTGCGGGGTGGCGATCGATGTGGAGCGGCGGATGCGCGACCACGCGACGCCCAAGGGCGCCCGCTATGTGCGCGGGCATGGCGGCGTGAAGCGCCTGCTCTGGTCGCGTCCCTTCGCCTCGCGTGGGGCCGCGCTCAGGGCCGAACTGCGCATCAAGGCCCTGCCCCGCCGGGCCAAGCTGGACCTCGCCGCCACCGGGGCCATGCCCGGCGGCTGGCCGGAGTGA
- a CDS encoding methyl-accepting chemotaxis protein has product MSYANLPMTWKVVVLLALLGVISLGGALYSTSTMSSIDSAYGELADGPQTAINKIARSARSAATVSTDIMRAIISTSDDDNVKAAAALKASMKRFGELMDEGADAVPNKRAEITQLRDRLTTVVANECGEVVRIATTETSLDSIARAGALMSARCEPAINAVIAATVEFNGKLTAESNAIRATLQAQTRHSALVTLLGIAGATLAMIAVAILLVRSGIVAPIRTMMGAMADMGQGKLGTPVAGTTRKDEIGAMATSLEHLRGQLSEAEVLRRAQQEREEVERQTMVRREALAQNFVARMKELASSFAGSSGEVAHAARDLSASADQTAQQAQAVAAAAEQAATNVQTVAASSEELAASVREITAQVSHSATVADLAFREADASNQRISELARAAADIGEVINLIKSIADQTNLLALNATIEAARAGDAGKGFAVVASEVKELASQTAKATSDISQKVEEIQSATNGTVASMAEIIRVVTNIKEISSAISGSVAQQGEATGEIAQNCQQASTGTQEVTDNITGVGRAAQATGAASNQLLSLSQGLSAQATDLRSVVETFVRDLNAA; this is encoded by the coding sequence ATGAGCTACGCAAATCTTCCCATGACCTGGAAGGTGGTGGTTCTGCTCGCGTTGCTGGGGGTGATCAGCCTCGGCGGCGCGCTCTATTCCACCTCCACCATGTCCAGCATCGACAGCGCATATGGCGAGCTGGCGGACGGTCCGCAGACGGCCATCAACAAGATCGCCCGTTCGGCCCGTTCGGCGGCGACCGTCAGCACGGACATCATGCGCGCCATCATCTCCACCTCGGACGATGACAATGTGAAAGCGGCTGCCGCCCTGAAGGCTTCCATGAAGCGCTTCGGCGAACTGATGGACGAAGGCGCGGACGCCGTGCCGAACAAGCGCGCGGAGATCACCCAGTTGCGCGACCGGCTCACCACCGTCGTGGCCAATGAGTGCGGGGAGGTGGTCCGCATCGCCACCACCGAGACCTCGCTCGATTCCATCGCCCGCGCCGGTGCGCTCATGTCGGCGCGCTGCGAACCGGCCATCAATGCGGTGATCGCCGCCACCGTCGAGTTCAACGGCAAGCTCACCGCCGAAAGCAATGCCATCCGCGCGACGCTCCAGGCGCAGACCCGCCACTCGGCCCTGGTGACGTTGCTCGGCATCGCCGGCGCCACCCTCGCCATGATCGCCGTGGCGATCCTGCTGGTGCGCAGCGGCATCGTCGCTCCGATCCGCACCATGATGGGCGCCATGGCCGACATGGGGCAGGGCAAGCTCGGCACCCCGGTCGCCGGCACCACCCGCAAGGATGAGATCGGCGCCATGGCGACCTCGCTCGAGCATCTGCGCGGCCAGCTCTCCGAGGCGGAGGTTCTGCGCCGGGCCCAGCAGGAGCGCGAAGAGGTGGAGCGCCAGACCATGGTCCGGCGCGAGGCGCTGGCCCAGAATTTCGTCGCCCGCATGAAGGAGCTCGCCTCCAGCTTCGCGGGCTCGTCCGGCGAGGTGGCACACGCCGCCCGCGATCTGTCCGCTTCGGCCGACCAGACCGCGCAGCAGGCGCAGGCCGTGGCTGCGGCCGCCGAGCAGGCCGCCACCAATGTGCAGACCGTTGCGGCCTCTTCCGAGGAACTGGCCGCCTCGGTGCGGGAGATCACGGCGCAGGTGAGCCATTCGGCCACGGTCGCGGATCTCGCCTTCCGCGAGGCCGATGCCTCCAACCAGCGGATCAGCGAACTCGCCCGGGCGGCGGCGGACATCGGCGAGGTCATCAACCTCATCAAGTCCATCGCCGACCAGACCAACCTGCTGGCTCTCAACGCCACCATCGAAGCCGCCCGTGCCGGCGACGCGGGCAAGGGCTTCGCGGTCGTCGCCTCGGAGGTGAAGGAACTGGCCTCCCAGACCGCCAAGGCCACCAGCGACATCTCGCAGAAGGTGGAGGAGATCCAGTCCGCCACCAACGGCACGGTGGCCTCCATGGCGGAGATCATCCGCGTGGTGACCAACATCAAGGAGATCTCCTCGGCCATCTCCGGCTCGGTGGCGCAGCAGGGCGAAGCGACGGGCGAGATCGCCCAGAACTGCCAGCAGGCGTCGACGGGCACGCAGGAAGTGACCGACAACATCACCGGCGTCGGCCGGGCCGCGCAGGCGACGGGGGCGGCCTCCAACCAGTTGCTCAGCCTCTCTCAGGGTCTCTCGGCCCAGGCGACGGACCTGCGGTCGGTGGTGGAGACCTTCGTCCGCGACCTTAACGCTGCGTGA
- a CDS encoding ParB-like protein produces the protein MASLPDHLESVAIDDLHPTQLTLGMQEVARRAKKMMAMGEEEAEALFRKKPIPCVRGPGNQLYLIDHHHLCRAALIAGFKEVYLDLSRQADWSHLDRTAFWEEMEREGNCWPIDADGNRRPYARIPNHVRDLTDNPWRTLARSVRGPAFRDDDETPFKEFMWGEYFRSFMSKRLIETDFDLARDLAIKLARLDEAQDLPGYLGDTSRD, from the coding sequence ATGGCCAGCCTGCCCGACCATCTCGAATCCGTCGCCATCGACGATCTGCACCCCACCCAGCTCACGCTCGGGATGCAGGAGGTCGCCCGGCGGGCCAAGAAAATGATGGCCATGGGCGAAGAGGAGGCCGAGGCGCTCTTCCGCAAGAAGCCGATCCCCTGCGTGCGCGGGCCCGGCAACCAGCTCTATCTGATAGATCACCATCATCTCTGCCGCGCCGCTCTCATCGCCGGCTTCAAGGAGGTGTATCTGGACCTGTCCCGCCAGGCGGATTGGTCCCATCTCGACCGCACCGCCTTCTGGGAAGAGATGGAGCGCGAGGGCAATTGCTGGCCCATTGATGCCGACGGCAACCGGCGGCCCTATGCCCGCATTCCGAACCATGTGCGCGACCTCACGGACAATCCGTGGCGCACGCTCGCCCGCTCGGTGCGCGGCCCCGCCTTCCGGGACGATGACGAGACGCCGTTCAAGGAATTCATGTGGGGCGAGTATTTCCGCTCCTTCATGTCGAAGCGTCTGATCGAGACCGATTTCGATCTCGCCCGCGACCTCGCCATCAAGCTCGCCCGTCTCGACGAGGCCCAGGACCTGCCCGGCTATCTCGGCGACACGTCCAGGGACTGA
- the fumC gene encoding class II fumarate hydratase gives MSATRVETDTFGPIEVPADRYWGAQAQRSYGNFKIGWERQPLPVVRALGIVKRAAAEANRDLGKLDGKIADAIVAAAQEVIDGKLDDHFPLVVWQTGSGTQSNMNANEVISNRAIEMLGGEKGSKKPVHPNDHVNMSQSSNDTYPTAMHVACSEEIVHRLLPALKTLHGALDAKAKQWASIIKIGRTHTQDATPLTLGQEFSGYAKQVENGIARIESTLPALMQLAQGGTAVGTGLNAPVGFAEKVAEKIAAITGLPFTTAPNKFEALAAHDAMVFSHGAINTVAASLFKIANDIRFLGSGPRSGLGELALPENEPGSSIMPGKVNPTQCEALTQVCVQVFGNNAALTFAGSQGHFELNVFNPVMAYNFLQSVRLIADAAVSFTEHCVVGIEPREDNIKAGLERSLMLVTALAPKIGYDAAAKIAKTAHKNGTTLREEAVGGGYVTNEEFDAVVRPENMISPG, from the coding sequence ATGAGTGCCACCCGCGTCGAAACTGACACTTTCGGCCCCATCGAGGTGCCGGCGGACCGTTATTGGGGCGCGCAGGCGCAGCGATCCTACGGCAATTTCAAGATCGGCTGGGAACGCCAGCCGCTTCCGGTCGTCCGCGCTCTCGGCATCGTGAAGCGCGCCGCCGCCGAGGCCAACCGTGACCTCGGCAAGCTGGACGGCAAGATCGCCGACGCCATCGTCGCGGCCGCCCAGGAAGTGATCGACGGCAAGCTCGACGACCATTTCCCGCTGGTGGTCTGGCAGACCGGCTCGGGCACCCAGTCCAACATGAACGCGAACGAGGTCATCTCGAACCGCGCCATCGAGATGCTGGGCGGCGAGAAGGGCTCCAAGAAGCCCGTGCACCCGAACGACCACGTCAACATGAGCCAGTCGTCCAACGACACCTATCCGACGGCGATGCATGTCGCCTGCTCGGAAGAGATCGTGCACCGGCTGCTTCCCGCCCTGAAGACGCTGCACGGCGCCCTCGACGCCAAGGCGAAGCAGTGGGCCTCGATCATCAAGATCGGCCGCACGCACACGCAGGACGCCACCCCGCTGACGCTCGGCCAGGAATTCTCCGGCTATGCCAAGCAGGTGGAAAACGGCATCGCCCGCATCGAATCCACCCTCCCGGCGCTGATGCAGCTCGCCCAGGGCGGCACGGCGGTCGGTACCGGCCTCAATGCGCCGGTGGGCTTTGCCGAGAAGGTGGCCGAGAAGATCGCCGCCATCACCGGCCTGCCCTTCACCACCGCTCCGAACAAGTTCGAGGCGCTCGCCGCCCATGACGCCATGGTGTTCTCGCACGGCGCCATCAACACGGTGGCGGCCTCGCTGTTCAAGATCGCCAACGACATCCGCTTCCTCGGCTCTGGCCCGCGTTCCGGCCTCGGCGAACTGGCCCTGCCGGAGAACGAGCCCGGCTCGTCCATCATGCCGGGCAAGGTGAACCCGACCCAGTGCGAGGCGCTGACGCAGGTTTGCGTGCAGGTGTTCGGCAACAATGCCGCGCTCACCTTCGCCGGCAGCCAGGGCCATTTCGAGCTGAACGTGTTCAACCCGGTGATGGCCTACAACTTCCTGCAGTCGGTGCGCCTGATCGCGGATGCGGCGGTGAGCTTCACCGAGCACTGCGTGGTCGGCATCGAGCCGCGCGAGGACAACATCAAGGCCGGCCTCGAGCGCTCCCTGATGCTGGTCACCGCGCTGGCACCGAAGATCGGCTATGACGCGGCCGCCAAGATCGCCAAGACCGCCCACAAGAACGGCACCACGCTGCGCGAGGAAGCGGTCGGCGGCGGCTATGTGACGAACGAGGAGTTCGACGCGGTCGTCCGTCCGGAGAACATGATCTCTCCCGGCTGA
- a CDS encoding DUF4169 family protein, which translates to MGDVVNLNKARKTRARQQAQAEAAENRIRFGRTKAEREAQAAQERLQAKRLDGHARTEREES; encoded by the coding sequence TTGGGCGACGTCGTGAACCTCAATAAGGCCCGCAAGACGCGGGCCCGACAGCAGGCGCAGGCCGAGGCTGCCGAGAACCGGATCCGGTTCGGGCGCACCAAGGCCGAGCGTGAAGCTCAGGCCGCGCAGGAACGCCTGCAGGCCAAGCGCCTGGATGGTCACGCCCGCACCGAAAGGGAAGAATCATGA
- a CDS encoding ribbon-helix-helix domain-containing protein, whose translation MKSPVVKRSIVIAGHKTSVSLEDAFWDALKEIAGQRRLTLSDLVATIDSGRNQGNLSSAIRLFVLDYYRGTANAARGHSMGERVGAGSATVA comes from the coding sequence ATGAAAAGCCCCGTGGTGAAGAGATCCATCGTTATTGCCGGTCACAAGACCAGCGTGAGCCTGGAGGACGCCTTCTGGGATGCGCTCAAGGAAATCGCGGGGCAGCGGCGCCTGACCCTGTCCGACCTGGTGGCGACCATCGACTCCGGCCGCAATCAGGGCAACCTGTCGTCCGCGATCCGGCTGTTCGTGCTGGACTATTATCGCGGCACCGCGAATGCCGCGCGCGGACACAGCATGGGCGAACGCGTCGGAGCCGGCAGCGCTACCGTTGCGTAA
- the hflK gene encoding FtsH protease activity modulator HflK — protein MSWKNQGGGPWGNGPRGPWGQGPNNSGPTPPDIEDIIRRSQDRLRHMLPGSMGTKGAILLVALVVAGWLLSGFYRVEPDEQGVVLRFGRFVQLTQPGLNYHLPYPIETVLTPKVTRVNRIDIGMRLAEDTRRNATVLRDVPEESLMLTGDENIVDVDFAVFWVINNAEQYLFNVQNPESTIKAVAESAMREVVGRNNIQPILTGARQNIETGVQDLMQRVLDSYSAGVKITQVQLQKVDPPAQVIDAFRDVQAARADAERAQNEAQTYANRVVPEARGEAARIENGAQAYRERTVVEARGQAERFLKIYDEYVKAKDVTRERMYLETMERVLGGTDKVIVDQNASRSGGVVPVLPLNEPARRAPAPTGPQTQGAAR, from the coding sequence ATGTCGTGGAAAAATCAGGGCGGTGGCCCCTGGGGAAATGGGCCGCGGGGGCCCTGGGGTCAGGGACCGAACAATTCCGGACCGACGCCTCCAGACATTGAAGACATCATCCGCCGCAGTCAGGACCGCCTGCGGCACATGCTCCCGGGCTCCATGGGCACCAAGGGCGCAATCCTTCTGGTCGCTCTGGTGGTGGCCGGCTGGCTCCTCTCCGGCTTCTACCGCGTCGAGCCCGACGAGCAGGGCGTCGTCCTGCGCTTCGGCCGCTTCGTGCAGCTCACCCAGCCGGGCCTCAACTATCACCTGCCCTACCCGATCGAGACCGTGCTGACCCCCAAGGTCACGCGCGTGAACCGCATCGACATCGGCATGCGCCTCGCCGAGGACACCCGACGCAACGCCACCGTGCTGCGCGACGTTCCCGAGGAGAGCCTGATGCTCACCGGCGACGAGAACATCGTCGACGTGGATTTCGCCGTCTTCTGGGTCATCAACAACGCCGAGCAGTATCTGTTCAACGTGCAGAACCCGGAGAGCACCATCAAGGCGGTGGCCGAGAGCGCCATGCGCGAGGTGGTCGGCCGCAACAACATCCAGCCCATCCTCACCGGCGCCCGGCAGAACATCGAGACCGGCGTGCAGGACCTGATGCAGCGGGTGCTCGACAGCTACAGCGCCGGCGTGAAGATCACGCAGGTCCAGCTCCAGAAGGTGGACCCGCCGGCGCAGGTCATCGACGCCTTCCGCGACGTGCAGGCCGCCCGCGCGGACGCCGAGCGCGCCCAGAACGAGGCGCAGACCTACGCCAACCGCGTCGTGCCCGAGGCGCGAGGCGAAGCCGCCCGCATCGAAAACGGCGCCCAGGCCTACCGCGAGCGCACCGTGGTGGAAGCCCGCGGCCAGGCCGAGCGCTTCCTCAAGATCTACGATGAATATGTGAAGGCGAAGGACGTGACGCGCGAGCGCATGTATCTGGAGACCATGGAACGTGTGCTCGGCGGCACCGACAAGGTGATCGTCGACCAGAACGCCAGCCGCAGCGGCGGCGTGGTGCCCGTGCTGCCGCTCAACGAGCCGGCCCGCCGCGCCCCCGCCCCCACCGGCCCGCAGACCCAGGGAGCCGCCCGATGA
- the hflC gene encoding protease modulator HflC yields MKNSFLGGGILVVFLIVVIGLYSSAFTVTQNQQALVLRLGNPRPPITTPGLHWKVPFIDTVVYLDKRILDLENPSQEVIASDQKRLVVDAFARYRISDPLKYYQAVGTVEGANSRLATVLNSALRRVLGESTFTQVVRDEREGLMARIKEQVNREASNFGITVVDVRIRRADLPDANSQAVFQRMQTERQREAAEIRAQGGEAAQRTRSRADREVTILLAEANSRGEAVRGQGDAERNQIFAQAYGRDPEFFTFYRSLQAYEQSIKASDTRLVLSPEADFFRFLRNPQGTRGPVGAAPADSVTPVPVPAR; encoded by the coding sequence ATGAAAAACTCTTTCCTCGGCGGCGGCATCCTCGTCGTCTTCCTCATCGTGGTGATCGGCCTCTATTCCTCGGCCTTCACCGTGACCCAGAACCAGCAGGCGCTGGTGCTGCGCCTCGGCAATCCGCGGCCGCCCATCACGACGCCGGGCCTGCACTGGAAGGTGCCGTTCATCGACACGGTGGTCTATCTGGACAAGCGCATCCTCGACCTCGAGAACCCCTCGCAGGAAGTGATCGCCTCGGACCAGAAGCGCCTCGTGGTGGATGCCTTCGCGCGCTACCGCATCTCCGATCCGCTCAAGTACTATCAGGCGGTCGGCACGGTTGAGGGCGCCAACTCCCGCCTCGCCACCGTCCTCAACTCGGCCCTGCGCCGCGTGCTGGGCGAAAGCACGTTCACCCAGGTGGTGCGCGATGAGCGCGAGGGCCTGATGGCCCGCATCAAGGAGCAGGTGAACCGCGAGGCCTCCAACTTCGGCATCACGGTGGTGGATGTGCGCATCCGCCGCGCGGACCTGCCGGACGCCAACAGCCAGGCGGTGTTCCAGCGCATGCAGACGGAACGCCAGCGTGAGGCCGCCGAGATCCGCGCCCAGGGCGGCGAGGCAGCCCAGCGCACCCGCTCGCGTGCCGACCGCGAGGTGACGATCCTGCTCGCCGAAGCCAACTCCCGGGGCGAGGCCGTGCGCGGCCAGGGCGATGCGGAACGCAACCAGATCTTCGCCCAGGCCTATGGGCGCGATCCGGAGTTCTTCACCTTCTATCGTTCGCTCCAGGCCTACGAGCAGTCGATCAAGGCTTCCGACACCCGTCTCGTGTTGAGCCCGGAGGCGGACTTCTTCCGCTTCCTGCGCAACCCGCAAGGCACACGGGGCCCGGTCGGCGCGGCCCCGGCGGACAGCGTCACGCCCGTTCCCGTTCCGGCCCGCTGA
- a CDS encoding DUF2065 domain-containing protein translates to MRDLVAALGLVLVIEGLSLAAFPAAWRRAMKAILKAPEQPMRIAGLVAGVVGVVLVWLVRAHF, encoded by the coding sequence GTGCGCGATCTCGTCGCCGCCCTCGGGCTCGTGCTGGTCATCGAGGGCCTCAGCCTCGCGGCGTTCCCCGCCGCGTGGCGCCGCGCCATGAAGGCGATCCTGAAGGCGCCCGAACAACCCATGCGCATCGCCGGCCTCGTGGCCGGCGTTGTCGGTGTGGTGCTCGTCTGGCTCGTCCGGGCGCATTTTTAG
- a CDS encoding DegQ family serine endoprotease has product MFRIDRLRAAMAAPALALALAVSGPVHAAASKGPDTVADVAEKVMDAVVNISTSQNVAPSRSVPAPQLPPGSPFEDFFDEFFKRRQQQDDGDQEQSNRRPRRVSSLGSGFVIDPTGYIVTNNHVIADADEIYANFNDGTKLKAELVGRDTKTDLALLKVKPEKPLVSVKFGDSDKMRVGDWVMAIGNPFGLGGTLTVGVISARNRDINSGPYDNFLQTDAAINRGNSGGPLFNMEGDVIGVNTAIISPSGGSIGIGFAVPSSTAGPVIAQLQQFKEVRRGWIGVRIQNVSDEIAESLGIGKARGALVGGLNDDNSPAAKAGVKAGDVIVKFDGKDVKDVRDLPRIVADTPVGKEVDIVVLRKGKEETLKITVARAPEEEKTAADKSKPQSADADKPVVKKVLGLEVASITDDLRRRFKIKDTVKGVVITSVDRNSAAADKGLKAGQVIVEVGQEPVSAPADLQKRVDALKKDNKKSALLLISDGEGQVQFAAVPLN; this is encoded by the coding sequence ATGTTCCGTATCGATCGTTTGCGCGCTGCGATGGCCGCCCCTGCGCTGGCGCTTGCCCTGGCCGTATCCGGCCCCGTGCATGCCGCTGCCAGCAAGGGGCCGGACACGGTCGCGGATGTCGCTGAGAAGGTGATGGATGCGGTGGTGAACATCTCCACCTCGCAGAACGTCGCCCCGTCCCGCAGCGTCCCCGCCCCGCAGCTCCCGCCCGGCTCGCCCTTCGAGGATTTCTTCGACGAGTTCTTCAAGCGCCGGCAACAGCAGGATGACGGCGACCAGGAACAGTCGAACCGCCGCCCCCGCCGCGTCTCGTCCCTCGGCTCGGGCTTCGTCATCGATCCGACCGGCTACATCGTGACCAACAATCACGTCATCGCCGACGCGGATGAGATCTACGCCAATTTCAACGACGGCACGAAGCTCAAGGCCGAACTCGTCGGCCGCGACACCAAGACCGACCTCGCCCTGCTGAAGGTGAAGCCGGAGAAGCCGCTGGTGTCCGTGAAGTTCGGCGACAGCGACAAGATGCGGGTCGGCGACTGGGTGATGGCCATCGGCAATCCGTTCGGCCTCGGCGGCACGCTCACGGTGGGCGTCATCTCCGCCCGCAACCGCGACATCAATTCCGGCCCCTACGACAACTTCCTGCAGACGGACGCGGCCATCAACCGGGGCAATTCCGGCGGCCCGCTGTTCAACATGGAAGGCGACGTGATCGGCGTGAACACCGCCATCATCTCCCCCTCGGGCGGCTCCATCGGCATCGGCTTCGCCGTGCCCTCCTCCACCGCCGGCCCGGTGATCGCCCAGCTCCAGCAGTTCAAGGAAGTGCGGCGCGGCTGGATCGGCGTGCGCATCCAGAACGTCTCCGACGAGATCGCCGAGAGCCTGGGCATCGGCAAGGCGCGCGGCGCGCTGGTGGGCGGCCTCAATGACGACAACAGCCCGGCGGCCAAGGCCGGCGTGAAGGCCGGCGACGTGATCGTCAAGTTCGACGGCAAGGACGTGAAGGATGTCCGCGACCTGCCCCGCATCGTGGCCGACACGCCGGTGGGCAAGGAAGTGGACATCGTCGTCCTGCGCAAGGGCAAGGAAGAGACCCTGAAGATCACGGTCGCCCGCGCCCCCGAGGAGGAGAAGACCGCCGCCGACAAGTCCAAGCCCCAGAGCGCGGACGCCGACAAGCCGGTGGTGAAGAAGGTGCTCGGCCTCGAAGTCGCCAGCATCACCGACGACCTGCGCCGCCGCTTCAAGATCAAGGACACGGTGAAGGGCGTGGTCATCACCTCCGTGGACCGCAATTCCGCCGCCGCCGACAAGGGCCTCAAGGCCGGTCAGGTGATCGTGGAAGTGGGCCAGGAGCCGGTCTCCGCCCCGGCCGACCTCCAGAAGCGGGTGGATGCGCTGAAGAAGGACAACAAGAAGTCGGCCCTGCTGCTGATTTCCGACGGCGAAGGCCAGGTCCAGTTCGCGGCCGTGCCGCTCAACTGA